In Raphanus sativus cultivar WK10039 chromosome 5, ASM80110v3, whole genome shotgun sequence, the following proteins share a genomic window:
- the LOC108858143 gene encoding putative F-box protein At3g20705: protein MKTMISNLPVDLLEEILSRVQVKSISKVRSTCKNWNVLTKDQRFANKHIEKARASQQEKEVLVITGDTNYDLINVKFYDFHNKTFGPSTKSNGILITQQNSDSGVFVRDIFYCNGLLLCVLGNVKLRLLVWNPYWGKTRWIKSPTKRSGERGERFAFGYDKSSRTHKILRLSKYDDDLFIHMDIYDWSSDSWKTPHPDAAFHSNVIDQSIKYTKPGVSLKGNSYWHAKDKKSGRNFLQCFDFTRERFGPRLPIPFEFAPGFYASLSSFREEKLALLLDLRDRIGITVWVTDKIEPDAVYWSKLFRVETLQLRYRGFMFGSFLIDEEKKTVVVFGGYEGCYKKSEYIIDGESGDFRQVERIGSHYSKLFNLVSCYVPSSVQI from the coding sequence ATGAAGACCATGATATCCAATCTTCCTGTGGACTTGCTAGAGGAGATTCTCTCTAGGGTTCAGGTGAAATCAATAAGTAAAGTACGATCTACTTGCAAAAACTGGAACGTCTTAACTAAGGATCAGAGATTTGCCAATAAACATATTGAAAAAGCAAGAGCATCACAACAAGAAAAGGAGGTTCTTGTGATCACTGGGGATACCAACTATGATTTGATCAACGTCAAATTCTACGACTTTCACAACAAAACCTTTGGTCCATCCACAAAAAGCAACGGTATACTTATTACCCAACAAAACTCAGATTCAGGAGTCTTTGTACGTGATATCTTTTATTGCAATGGTTTACTGCTATGCGTATTGGGAAACGTCAAACTTAGGCTTTTGGTTTGGAACCCATATTGGGGTAAAACAAGATGGATCAAATCCCCAACAAAACGTTCGGGTGAGAGGGGTGAGAGGTTTGCTTTTGGATACGACAAATCATCTCGTACCCACAAAATTCTTAGGTTAAGCAAATATGATGATGATCTCTTCATCCACATGGACATCTACGATTGGAGTTCTGATTCATGGAAGACACCTCATCCTGATGCAGCTTTTCACAGCAATGTAATAGACCAGTCTATAAAGTATACTAAACCTGGCGTGTCTTTGAAGGGAAACTCTTACTGGCATGCTAAAGATAAGAAATCAGGAAGGAATTTCTTACAGTGTTTTGATTTTACGAGAGAGAGGTTTGGACCGCGTCTGCCTATACCATTTGAGTTTGCTCCTGGATTCTATGCGTCTCTGTCTTCCTTTAGAGAAGAGAAGCTTGCACTGTTGTTAGACCTACGGGATAGAATTGGGATTACTGTTTGGGTTACGGATAAGATCGAGCCCGACGCTGTGTACTGGAGCAAGTTGTTCAGAGTTGAAACGTTGCAATTACGCTATCGTGGTTTTATGTTTGGGAGTTTCTTGATTGACGAGGAGAAGAAGACAGTTGTGGTTTTTGGTGGTTACGAAGGATGTTACAAAAAAAGTGAATATATCATTGATGGAGAGAGTGGTGATTTCAGACAAGTGGAGAGAATAGGTTCTCACTACTCGAAACTTTTCAATCTTGTGAGCTGTTATGTTCCAAGCTCTGTGCAAATCTAA
- the LOC108862303 gene encoding putative F-box protein At3g20705 — MKTMISNLPKDLLEEILSRVPVKSISKVRSTCKNWNVLTKDQRFANKHIEKATASQQEKEVLVITGDANYDLINVKFYDFHNKTFGPSTKSNGILITQQNSDSGVFVRDIFYCNGLLLCVLGNVKLRLLVWNPYWGKTRWIKSPTKRSGEMFAFGYDKSSRTHKILRLSKYDDDLFIHMDIYDWSSDSWRILDATFDTNIFECIKPGLSLKGNTYWYVELEDGFLHCFDFTRERFGPLLPLPFKWSYGFNESLSLIKEDKLAVLLEPWDIFEIPVWVTNKIEPDAVSWSMFFKVERLKLDCGFLFGSFLLDEEEKTVVVFDDGHTSYNKTCIIDGESGHLREVEGLRSPHSQLYIIVSNYVPSSVQI, encoded by the coding sequence ATGAAGACGATGATATCCAATCTTCCCAAAGACTTGCTAGAGGAGATTCTCTCTAGGGTTCCGGTGAAATCAATAAGTAAAGTACGATCTACTTGCAAAAACTGGAACGTCTTAACTAAGGATCAGAGATTTGCCAATAAACATATTGAAAAAGCAACAGCATCACAACAAGAAAAGGAGGTTCTTGTGATCACTGGGGATGCCAACTATGATTTGATCAACGTCAAATTCTATGACTTTCACAACAAAACCTTTGGTCCATCCACAAAAAGCAACGGTATACTTATTACCCAACAAAACTCAGATTCAGGAGTCTTTGTACGTGATATCTTTTATTGCAATGGTTTACTGCTATGTGTATTGGGAAACGTCAAACTTAGGCTTTTGGTTTGGAACCCATATTGGGGTAAAACAAGATGGATCAAATCCCCAACAAAACGTTCGGGTGAGATGTTTGCTTTTGGATACGACAAATCATCTCGTACCCACAAAATTCTTAGGTTAAGCAAATATGATGATGATCTCTTCATCCACATGGACATCTACGATTGGAGTTCTGATTCATGGAGGATTCTTGATGCCACTTTTGACACCAATATATTTGAGTGTATTAAACCTGGCTTGTCTTTGAAGGGAAACACTTACTGGTATGTCGAGTTAGAAGATGGTTTCTTACACTGTTTTGATTTTACTAGAGAAAGGTTTGGACCGCTTCTGCCTCTACCATTTAAGTGGAGTTATGGATTCAATGAATCTCTATCTTTGATTAAAGAAGATAAGCTTGCAGTGTTATTAGAGCCCTGGGATATATTTGAGATTCCTGTTTGGGTTACTAATAAGATTGAGCCTGACGCTGTGTCCTGGAGCATGTTCTTCAAAGTTGAAAGGTTGAAACTCGATTGTGGTTTCCTGTTTGGGAGTTTCTTGCTTGACGAGGAGGAGAAGACCGTTGTGGTCTTTGATGATGGCCATACCTCTTACAATAAAACATGCATCATTGATGGGGAGAGTGGTCATTTAAGAGAAGTGGAGGGCTTAAGATCTCCACACTCACAACTTTACATTATTGTGAGCAATTATGTTCCAAGCTCTGTTCAAATCTAA